AGAGCAGCAATTAACATGCGAAACAGTTAGCCTGCAACCCTTGTAAATCTACTAATTAAAGCTGAAGCGTTGAAGATTGCAAGGAGAAACAGCAAGAGAGCTGTCCACTGGGTACAATTTAAATTGTTTCATATCCTATAAAAGTACAACAAGACCTCGTTCCACCAGAAATCACAAGACCACTGTTGAGCAACCGAGCCAATTTTTTATACTTCCCCGTGTGTGAAGCTAATACAGCATCTGCCATGGATGTAAAGACATATAGGTAAGAAGTACAGTGCATTCCCACGTGATATGAGGGACTATCTAAACTAAGAACATCACCGTCTTCAATTGGCTGGTGATAAAGACTTGTGATCAGAATTCAGAACTCGTTTGGAGGTTTCATTCTCGTTAGCCTTGCTACTCTATCTTTGTCTGCATTATCCAGCACTCCCTTCAAAATATGGACAAACTTCAGAATAAAATCAACCGAAATCACACAATATCATAATGCAAAATCAAATGCAGGAAAGAACATGGCTGCTTAGCAGGTGCAGGTGGGAGGAaataaggtgaagatgccatATATGGGCAGGGTGAGTGCTCTCTGATTATCTCAAAAATCCCAAGCTCcaatttggtattttttttaagtttttttttataatgcaaaatgctaaattctgtcacCTCACCTGCCAAACAATTTCATCGAGACACAAGCAAATCTTCCCATACTTATCCAGAAAAACGCGCTCTGTCGGAGGCTTGCCACATACATCCTTCACAGACGAGGTAATAGCAAAGATGACTTCTGCCACTAGAGAAACAAAATCCCGGGGATAAGAATTCAATTATTACATCAGTCAGGGTTTTAGAACTTATTCTCTTTTCCACCTCAATTTTTCCAGAAAATCCTTCACAACTATCTAAACAAATGCTAATTTCAAGCTCAAAACACAGGCTAGCAAGTAGTCACCAAAACTCATTAGTTTATCACTCTGTCAAATGGTGGTGGACCAACTCTTCCATTCCATTATTTGAAATAATTATGGTGATGGGTTAGCAAACTCCCATTTACTTGGAGCCATTTCAAAAGCTAAGCATACTACTGCAAGCATGCAGTGCATTTGGGGGTCTATCCATCCAACATCAAAAAAAGTGTTGGCATTTCGAGTCACCACTGCATTCATCAGCCCAGTGTCAATGAGGACATGGGCTTGATCTCCCTCCCCTCCCAAGCTTGGGCGAGAAAATGATTTTGGGGTTTTCAAAAAACTCCAATATTAGCGTCCCCACAATATCACACCAAAGAAATAAGATTTGTATCCTTCTATAAACTATCAAAAATAACTTCTTATAACTATATTATACTCACAAGCAAGTTCATCATACTCATCCTTGCCCACAACAAAAATGCTAACATCCCCAAGCACTGTGTAGACTATATAAACAGACCTGAGAAGGAAAAACAAATCATGTGGGAAtcaagaaaatgattaaaaaggAGTCGGCTTCTAAAAGAAATTCATATACTAATAGAATACTTTAATGGTGAAATTTATACTTTCTGTAAGCCAGGTTTGTGGAAAAATCAGGGGCATACAAACAACATTTCACAGTCAAGGAGTTCCATTAAGAACCTCAACCACTCTACCAAAAATGGGCAGTAATGTAGTTTAAATGTGTCTACAGTATTCCATAAAAAAATTTGCAAGCCAAACCAGGACCCAAAAGGATAAAGTAAATGAGTAATAAAAGCAGGTACTTAAAACTTGGTTGTATGCCTGTATCAAAGTTGCAGAGTTGTCTCCTATCCCTGAATATAAATGCATCTCTGCAGGACCAATTGACTATCATAGATTTCCTTGGCAGTTGGTATATGAGGAGTCAACTGTTGGCtcaaaatattcaatccaattgaagttgaagttgaagttAGGGAACCAGGTTCAATCATTCAAAATGTTCATTAGGTCAGTGCTGATAACACAAGTCCCTTCAAAGAAATCCCAGAAGGGCAAGAACCATTTCCCACCTTTCATCAAATAGGATATGTCATAACTACATAATAGGGATAGAGATTGCATCTGCAGGATAGATTCTGAATAAGTGAAGCAACAAACATACTTGTGGCTTGCAATAAGGTGCTCTTCATTCTTCACACCTTTAAGATTATCTGCTCCCAGTTTAACTAAGAATGATCGCCAGTGCAGGCGTTCCTCAGCTGGAACTCCATTGAATCTAAGATAAGACACAAAACTGAATTAAATCTTCTAAGGAATTTCACATGTACCAGCTCATCAAGCTGGTGAAGTCTTTTCTGTTGTGTCAATGTGTCGTACACTTAATTTTGTATCTCATCTTCATCAGAAAGTAAACATAGCCACACTACACACattcaaaaaggaaaattaaagaaaaggagaaaaaaaatatttatcatgtcagggaaaagagaaaaatcaaacttaaacTCAATGTCCAAGTTAGTGAACAGAAATTCGGGGCAAAACTATATGATCTCAGGCCGTATTATATATGTTCAGTATGGGAGATACTTGACAGCAAGTCCAGAAGAAAATACACCAAAAgcctaaaaataaattaaatgaatgTATGAGGATACATACCATCATACTCCGATGTTAGCACATAGTACAACTACCATTTACACGCCAAGTCCAGTTTTCACTTCCACAACTCTCTATTCTCTATTTGATTCCACCTTAATGCAGGCAGCCACATCTCTTGATTAGTGAGTAGCATCTTTATTCCCTTAAATCCACCCTCTTCAGTCTTGGCACTCACGCGTGGACATGATGCAAGATCTTACTTAACTTCTTTGTCGAACACGCAGTTTCTCGATAGAATTTTAGATCTAACTGAGGCGCTTCAATTGATGGTTGAAAACATCTTTATTAGCTGGTTATGATAACCAAACCCTATGTGTTGTATCCATAAAGCATGGTCTTTAAATTCCATCTTAGATAAGCTAGAATTCTAACTACCAACTTACTAACTGTGATTCTCACCATTAACAACAGATGCAAAAGaaacatcaacaaaaaaatacaaaatagacACCAGTAAGATTACTACCATTGAAGCAGATCTGATAATTCCTACACCACATAATTTCTCTTATCATAAAGAAAGTTATCACTGTCAAGCATTCCGCTTTGAAACTGAGAAAATCACAAACCGATTGAGGTGGAAGATCTGGCCTCAAAATCAACTCAACAATAACCAGAAGGTATTCAAAACAACTAATAATTGAACAAAAGGAGACGATGAAAAAGAAGGAACGAAGAAGAGAAATCAGTAAAACCTAGAATGCATATGCTGTTGATCATTTCAAGGTCAAGGAAACGAAGATTGGATGACGTGTAGAAGGGGGAATGGATGGTGGGGATCTGAGCATACCTTTCGATTAGGATGTTGCCTTCCACATTCGCAAAGAGAATTGCTAGTATCATGCTCGACGGTCTCCTCCGATTCTTTTGCCTTGTGTTCTTCTCTTCCCTGGTTTTTCTCCTACCTTAGTACACTTGTGGCTTGCAATTAATTGTGTTAGACCAGTTTTGGTTTTCGAAGCAGTCTGGTTCGGAACATTGGGCTCATTTCGACAACCAAGCCCATTTCTGGGCTCAAAAGGACGAGATGGGCTCATCATAACTAGGcttgcttctttctttttttttttttaaaaaaaaaagcccatCTCTGGAAGAAAGTATAAATGGAGAAAATTATGAACCACTAAAGTGAGATATTGGAGTGACATACCCCAGAAGACTGCTAGCAATACCATCAATAAGATGGGTTCGGTGAGCTACAATTTTTTTAGTTAGAGTTTATTATAATTCTCCCCTAAaataaaatcatgttaaatcatacatttttttttatgaatctcATATTAGGATTTATGATTCTATTGAGAGCAACACCTTCGTGGTCATACACTGGTCTTTAACTTAACTTACGTCGTCGTcatgtgaaaaatttatgtgtccAAGTTTAAGTTCATATTAGATTATCAAAGGACAATCTTGTATGATATCGTGCTCGGTTACTAAAAcaaatttaggatttaggaaCCACTTAGATGATAGCTTAGTGATGAATATTTTTAAAGTCAAACCATATGAATTCGGAATATTTTAAGTTCGATTTGAactgaaaataatttatttatgacCGTTTATTGAGTTTTGACTTGATTTATTATGTCTTAGGATGAGAAACTTCTGAATGTGCGAATGAGTTTGTGTAGCGGTCATCTCGTGATTAGTTTCCTTGGCACTAaatatttgttattgtttttataAATGGTGCAATATTATATAACAAGTCAATGCAATCTTGTCTTGTAAGTCGGTGCTCATTACATATTCCACCGTTATTGTCATCCAATTATTTTCCATCTAATGGTTTGAAATTATGTCAAGGACATTAAATGGGTATTTGAACTTGGGCATTAATGATTCCTTGAACAAGGACAACCGGAGTTGGTTGGAAACAAATCATTGTAGTTTTGTAATCCATATTTCACTCTCTACATAAATACTCTTTCAACTCttaattggaaaagaaaaacatattccTAACTAAGTTATTAATAAAtagattgattgattttttttttaaatgagaaTGAGGATTCGAATATTGATCACCAGGGTGACACGCAAAATGTTTACCACTCAAACTAATAGTTTGGTTGTAATAGATAGATTGAATGGAGATTACAACGGAGGTGGATTGAGCAACCTAGCATAACCAAATCCTCCCACCAATAACCAAATTTAGAGACTATTAAATGAggcaaaaatcatattaaaaaaataggcCACAATTAAATATTGtaggaaaacaaaattaaaggaTAAATAAGGAGAAACTGAAATTCAGAAACTACAGACTTTCCCCTTCCACAGtacaaaaataacactaaaatatGGAGATGCTATAGAGAAGTCGTGAGCAACACTGTCAGAATACGAATcaagttgcttttttttttgggcatggAGGAATCAAGCAACTTAATAAGGGAAGAAGGCAGAGGATAGAAATCACTAGACCACCCTTTAACAGgtaaaacaaatcaaaactcTCTCTTCAATTCATTCACATCAATACTCCCAATTTATCTGTCTCTCTTCATGGTCGTCCCTGTTTTTACTTCTATTTATTGGAGGACTACCTCACCTGATCCCATCGCCGGAACTGGATTGACTCCCATTCACATGTCATTGTCTGGAGAAAATTTTGGGGGAAAGATCTGTTAGTGCTTCTGGGTCTTTTTTTGGTATTGCATGCATGGGGTAAGGTTTTCCGATTCTTTTCACTGACTTGGAAATCTGGGAGATTTTGTGGGATTTTGGGTTTGCTTTTTTTAAGAGTGAGTAGGAGATTGCCTTACTGTTTGTTGCTGCCAGTTGAACGATTAGATGAATATAAGtgaggaagagaagagagtTCGGATTTGATAATGGAGAGTTATTGGAAGAAATATTTTGCTGCCAAATTAGTTTCTATGATATTGACAGAGTCATTTTAGTTCAGAGTCTGGAGGAGCCAAAAGCATTCTTATGAATAGGATCAAATTCATGTAACCTGAGTCCTGAAAGAGGCGATTGACACTTTTAGCTAATCTTTTTTTTATGCTCGTGTATTTGAGCTGTGGGAGTATATTTTTGAGTCGTGGATGCTGTTGTTTATGTGAATGGggataaaaaaaagttgttaCTTCTTGTTTTTCTGAATCTACATGTTAGAAATGGAAGATTTCTCACGTGTTTGTTAATATTCTTACTATATTCTCTTTCACTTTGATGAAGTTAAATGTTCTGAATCAACTTATGCTTAACAAATTTGAGATTTGTTTAGCTAAATGTTCTGGAGCATAAGCTGAATTTCCATATTTGAGTTTTGGCAAACTTGAATGCTGCATGATCTATGTCAAATGTGACCAGCCCATTACAAGTGCCTTCCAGAAACTTTTATCTATTGCACAATATAAACTCTGATTATTATTTGTAACTAAAGGTGGAAATTTTTGGTTTTCTGGTGATATCTCTGATAGGCGATGCTGGTGATTACATGGGGGATCATAGGATTATATTGGGCCATTGATTGTTTCTGATGCTAGAGAGTTAATTAACTTTGATAGGACTTAAATTCTGCTTGCTACACCTTTACTCAAAGTGGTGGGGCTAacaagaaagatattggttGGCCCTAAAAAATATTAAGCTCTCCAAATTCATCCCGTCACAGTTAATTTAGTTGGCAAGGATCTTGTTTAGGATACCATTTGTGCACTTGTTCAATTGTAATGTGGAccatgcctttggaatgctaaGGTTGTATGTTGACAAGCCATACTATCCAGATTGATGGCTTTCTATTCTTGAGAGGTTTCCTTGAGGGTTTGCCTAACCAATGACCGATCATCTGTCTACTTAGGCTTACTGTAAGGTTAGATGGTATGGCTGGATGACAATAGACACAGattactttttcttcttcttttttcgctTTTTTTGCAGTTTGGACTGACATTTACACTTGATAGTAATCGTGGAAAGGGTTTACCAGctcttattatttttcttttcctttctcttttgcCAGTTTGGTAAGGGATTTATGGATTCTCGACATCGTCACAGCCTCCTAAGTGTTCCATACGTAATGAGATATATCAATTAGAAAGCCTCAAGGGCTTGTAATACTCACCTTCAGGGCTTGTAATAGTGCTGTAACATTTGGCAGGGACCAAACTTTAGGTTAGATGGAATGGTAGGGGAGAACCCACATAATGGAATGCAGTGAAATTTCTTATAACCAATGCAAAATTGTTTGGGTGTTGGAGATCAAACTTTAAGTCTGTTGGAATGATAGGGGAGAATCACATAGTGGATAACTGTGAAAGTCTCTTATAAGCTAGCCAAAATTGTTTGGGATTTacactttgatgatgatgctaTATTTCCTGAAGAACTAAATTGATTCATTTTTGCAGTTTCATAGTAGAGAATCAGGAAGCTGATGTGGGATTTTATTCCCTACGTTCTCCACCCAGTGCTTCTCCAACTATGTACCATTTAAAAGCGTCTGTTGAACTCCCTTCAGtttaaagaaatttaaaagtcTTCTTTATAGTTTTATAGTTTATTCTAAGAACCCTTTCGATTCCTCCTCTTCACATGTTTATACTCATTGTTTCCCTTAAGAATTGTGATTGCTCTCTTTTTTCTACTTATATTTTTCTCAATATTCCTTCCTGAGAACCGTTCTGACCAAGTGGTGAGCATAAAAATGGCTATTCTTATGTCAGACTCCAAATGAGATAATAATTAGGTTCACGTGCCATATTTTGAGATAGATTGGATTCCTCTGCCACTTATCTGTTACTTATTCCtagttttataaattaattgatgATCTGTAGATATGTCTACTCAATTGATACGACACTGTTGATGGGAaaattttgacctttttgttgCTGATAATGGGTAGTGAACAATTGAGATGTTGTCTTAGCTGTGTCTGCATCTTAGTCTCAAGGAGTCTGGTACTAATCACTTATGCAATTACATGTATTTGTAACAGAGCAGTAATTGTTTTGGATGCTGTAATAAGCCCCCACTAATCACCTCAGTGGATGATCCATCAAAAGGACTGAAAACTCAAGGTAATCAAGTGAACAATCCAAGCATATCAGAGGGTTTCTGGACAACCAGCACGAGTGATATGGACAACAGTGCAGTTCAGTCCCGAGGAAGCATCTCATCAATTAGCACAACTAACCAGATCCTTGATGCGAACGGTGTGACTGGCAGCATTAACACTCCTGAATTCGTAAATCATGGTGAGTGTCTTCTCTGTGGATTTTAAATTTCTCTAACTGAGATTGGTTTGCCTCATTTTTCTGGCTTTTGCTTGATACTTCACCATTTTTGGGCACAATGAGCAGTAAACCTTTATTCTCATGGTGTATTTAACAGTATGATGGTAGCTAAGAGAATGCCTCACTCTTTTGTTCAGTATTAATTAGTGCCCTTTTGGAAGCAGAACTAGATGCAACTGCTTTTACAGAATAAGAAACCCTTTGTCGTTTCTTTCCAGGTCTATTCTTGATTCAATAATATCTGGGAAGCTGacaattttatttgattttctatAGGATCAGATGTAGTAATTATTTATAGTGATTTAAAATTATGGCAGTAATCTTTACGTGATTTCTCTACAGCGTTGCATGTTACTTACCTGTTGCTAACTTGCTCGTCTCCTTTGTTCGTtcgtttgtttttttctttcatgtttttatggttATATGTGCCATTACATGGACTGTCCAGTGCAGGTCTTATTCTCTGGAATCAAACTAGGCAACAATGGGTAGGAAATAAAAAGTTTGAAAACAGGCCACGAGAGGTTCAGGATCCCAAATTAAAGTAAGTTGCTCTCAAGTTTCCCTGGTCTAGCTAATTTATAGATGAGCGCCAACATCACTatcaatttattttgttttcaagaTTTTACCTGTTGAGAATTTATGTGGCATCTACCAATTTCAAAATCTTGCTTGACCAGATAAATTCATTTTATTGGACAATTAACAATTTCAACTTTGTGGCAAAGGACCTTCTATAAAGGTTTCTGACATTCCTTTGTcagattcaaatttcaaaccaaGTTCATACTTTTTCTGTAACAGTGAAAATGTGTTCAAATCGTTGTTCTTGTAACCATAAGAAACAATTACATTACATTTTTTCACCCTGACTAAAGTTTTGGGGATTCCGGCACAAACGAAAAAAATTTGGATTCATTTTTCACCCTCTATGATGCCTTTTCTATCCAtttcttattttgaaaaaaaaaagaagaggaaaataaTTTATGCTACAAATCCCAGCTTCTACACATATACACGTTTTATTAGATGTCTTCATTATCACGATGCTTGCTTATTTACGTGCGATAAGCAAATCTTATGTGCGTGAGTTTGGAGTCTGACAGTCATGTTTTAGGTAGGTGATCTCAAATTTGCTGATTGTTCGATTACCCAAATGTTGGCTTTTAAATCCTTTATGTCTAGGTATACAATTCTAGTCTCACTGCTTGCTGTTCCTCTGGAGGTCGTTTTGGAATGTACTTGCTTAATTATGCAATAAGAAGCTTTTATTCATGCATTTCTCTACCGTATCTTGTCAGCACTCATTGTCTCAGCATGGTTACACAATTCTGGCTTTGCAGTTGGAACGCGACATACGACAGTTTACTAGGGAGTAACAAGCCATTCCCTCAGCCAATTCCTCTCGCTGTAAATCTCTAATCCTATCTTGCGGTGTTACCCTCTAACCATATGCTTCATCTTCGTTTTCTCATTCGAATCAAACTTGACAGGAAATGGTAGATTTCCTAGTGGACGTTTGGGAGCAGGAGGGAATGTACGATTGAGAAGCTAAAACAACTAAAATATTGAAGGTTGGCTGGGTTTCCTATCAATTGCTGTAAACATTATATTGCTCTCACTGTTCGAAGACGCGGTGGTCAAGCAAAGCGGGGTGTGTATCTCAACTGTAGCATTATATACTTTAAACGCccgctttgttttgttttcctcttCCTTTGTAGAACTGTCCTTGTATCGCATTATGACTAAATAATATTCTGCCTGGTGTTTGCGAGGCAGCAGTTAGTTTAGACTCCTGCCTGCTTAATTGCGTTGAGGTTTTACCAGGAAAGTGGTGAAGATTTTGGTTTTTCACAACTCTTGAGAACATGGACTCTGTATTAGCAGACATATGGGGATACTCGGAATCTGTGGTGTAAGTGTGTTAATGGGATGAGTTTAGGTTTTACCAGACTTGAATATAACAGAAGGCACAACTTATGGACTAGTGAATCTCTTGGGGTCGATCCGTATGGACTCGAGAAgtcttaaatttaatttttcataggGAGCAATACTCACTCTTGATATTGAGTTTCGGTCCAACTTATCTTGTGCGTACTTCTGTTATGCGCATTGTTCGAGTTTAAACGCATATTGTATGTTAAAAggtaaatttgtatgatatccTCATCGGTAACAAAAATTCTTTAATTTAAAGACAAAAATTGTATTATGTCGTTAGTTATGTCCaaattgagaaagaaaaagtaaacaaaagtGA
This genomic stretch from Tripterygium wilfordii isolate XIE 37 chromosome 22, ASM1340144v1, whole genome shotgun sequence harbors:
- the LOC119990491 gene encoding TSET complex member tstD-like isoform X1, encoding MILAILFANVEGNILIESFVSYLRFNGVPAEERLHWRSFLVKLGADNLKGVKNEEHLIASHKSVYIVYTVLGDVSIFVVGKDEYDELALAEVIFAITSSVKDVCGKPPTERVFLDKYGKICLCLDEIVWQGVLDNADKDRVARLTRMKPPNEF
- the LOC119990491 gene encoding TSET complex member tstD-like isoform X2, giving the protein MILAILFANVEGNILIERFNGVPAEERLHWRSFLVKLGADNLKGVKNEEHLIASHKSVYIVYTVLGDVSIFVVGKDEYDELALAEVIFAITSSVKDVCGKPPTERVFLDKYGKICLCLDEIVWQGVLDNADKDRVARLTRMKPPNEF
- the LOC119992069 gene encoding uncharacterized protein LOC119992069 isoform X1 — encoded protein: MHGSSNCFGCCNKPPLITSVDDPSKGLKTQGNQVNNPSISEGFWTTSTSDMDNSAVQSRGSISSISTTNQILDANGVTGSINTPEFVNHGLILWNQTRQQWVGNKKFENRPREVQDPKLNTHCLSMVTQFWLCSWNATYDSLLGSNKPFPQPIPLAEMVDFLVDVWEQEGMYD
- the LOC119992069 gene encoding uncharacterized protein LOC119992069 isoform X3, translating into MHGSSNCFGCCNKPPLITSVDDPSKGLKTQGNQVNNPSISEGFWTTSTSDMDNSAVQSRGSISSISTTNQILDANGVTGSINTPEFVNHGLILWNQTRQQWVGNKKFENRPREVQDPKLNWNATYDSLLGSNKPFPQPIPLAEMVDFLVDVWEQEGMYD
- the LOC119992069 gene encoding uncharacterized protein LOC119992069 isoform X2, giving the protein MGNCFGCCNKPPLITSVDDPSKGLKTQGNQVNNPSISEGFWTTSTSDMDNSAVQSRGSISSISTTNQILDANGVTGSINTPEFVNHGLILWNQTRQQWVGNKKFENRPREVQDPKLNTHCLSMVTQFWLCSWNATYDSLLGSNKPFPQPIPLAEMVDFLVDVWEQEGMYD